In Akkermansia muciniphila, one DNA window encodes the following:
- a CDS encoding biotin/lipoyl-containing protein has protein sequence MATTIEMPRLSDSMHEGIVLRWIKKTGDFVEVGDHLADIETDKAHVELQACEDGTLAEILVPEGGSAAVGAPIALLQSEFGAAACGCPPCPPVTCSPLAARLAAEAGLNPATLRGTGPRGKIMAADVRAALRPADGPARRVQTPLAPRDTRHATRVDNFYLYSLEANMAYLAAISTPIAVQCEKLIGGRYSLFDYVVRAAVKACVSEPEWLAGDAVTKLLMVLDKGEKYVFIENASGKTIYNIAMERLAAPAAGPLPAGSVAPNILLCDSGVNVEAQRAALPEMPHSIISIGGTTPKTGIEAGRPVSKLILPVTLYVNANILPECKASKIAAEFKTLLENPVLLLL, from the coding sequence ATGGCTACTACCATTGAAATGCCCCGCCTGTCCGACTCCATGCACGAAGGCATCGTCCTGAGATGGATCAAAAAAACAGGGGACTTCGTAGAGGTCGGCGACCATCTGGCCGACATTGAAACGGACAAGGCCCATGTGGAACTCCAGGCCTGCGAGGACGGCACCCTGGCGGAAATCCTGGTGCCGGAAGGAGGTTCCGCCGCGGTGGGAGCGCCTATTGCGCTGCTTCAGTCGGAATTCGGAGCGGCCGCCTGCGGCTGCCCTCCGTGCCCGCCCGTAACATGCAGCCCGCTGGCCGCCAGGCTGGCGGCGGAAGCCGGATTGAATCCCGCCACGCTGCGCGGCACCGGCCCCCGGGGCAAAATCATGGCTGCGGATGTACGGGCCGCCCTGCGCCCCGCAGACGGCCCCGCCCGCCGGGTGCAGACCCCGCTGGCGCCCCGGGACACGCGCCACGCCACGCGCGTAGACAACTTTTACCTGTACTCCCTGGAGGCGAACATGGCTTACCTGGCCGCCATCAGTACGCCCATCGCCGTCCAGTGCGAAAAGCTCATCGGCGGCCGTTACAGCCTCTTTGACTACGTGGTGCGCGCTGCGGTGAAAGCATGCGTCAGCGAGCCGGAATGGCTGGCCGGAGACGCCGTTACGAAACTGCTCATGGTGCTGGACAAGGGGGAAAAATACGTCTTCATTGAAAACGCCTCCGGCAAGACGATTTACAACATCGCCATGGAACGCCTGGCCGCCCCCGCGGCAGGGCCGCTCCCCGCAGGCAGCGTCGCGCCCAATATCCTGCTTTGCGACAGCGGCGTGAACGTGGAAGCCCAGCGCGCCGCGCTTCCGGAAATGCCCCACAGCATCATCAGCATAGGAGGCACTACGCCGAAAACGGGCATTGAAGCGGGGCGGCCCGTGTCCAAGCTCATTCTGCCCGTCACCCTGTACGTGAACGCCAACATTCTGCCGGAATGCAAGGCTTCCAAAATCGCCGCCGAATTCAAAACCCTCCTGGAAAACCCGGTTCTCCTCCTCCTGTAG
- the nagA gene encoding N-acetylglucosamine-6-phosphate deacetylase produces MKTLIKNARIISPGIDMPGAAVEMEGKTITAVYPAGSELPAADKVVDAEGRMLLPGFIDIHSHGAGGCDTCDAKLESLRTIAECKMKEGVTSWLPTTLTLSPKVLEDVCASVAEYMKNQEFAKTPGVHLEGPFINPKCCGAQNPAFVRQPDYDEVANLNSIARVLLVSLAPEMPGAIEFIEKATANGIRCSAGHSAATHADFNRAKSAGLAHLTHYCNQMSPLHHREIGLVGSGLLDREIKIEIICDTIHLCADMLKTVFKNKDSDQMLMITDSLACSWMPDGPGDLGGLPIIVKDGVARLQESGALAGSTLKYAHGLKNVHRLTGKPLSDLVKATSWNQAQSLGLEGLGKIAPGFTADMVLLDDDFNTCKVFIDGVEKYSA; encoded by the coding sequence ATGAAAACACTCATTAAAAACGCACGCATCATCTCCCCCGGCATTGATATGCCCGGGGCTGCCGTGGAAATGGAAGGCAAAACCATTACCGCCGTCTATCCCGCCGGGAGCGAACTTCCCGCCGCAGACAAGGTCGTGGATGCGGAAGGCCGCATGCTCCTGCCCGGCTTCATTGACATCCACAGCCACGGCGCCGGCGGCTGCGACACCTGCGACGCCAAGCTGGAAAGCCTCCGCACCATTGCGGAATGCAAAATGAAGGAAGGCGTCACTTCCTGGCTGCCGACCACTCTCACCCTGTCTCCCAAGGTGCTGGAAGACGTGTGCGCCTCCGTGGCGGAATACATGAAGAACCAGGAATTCGCCAAAACGCCCGGCGTCCACCTGGAAGGGCCGTTCATCAACCCCAAATGCTGCGGCGCGCAGAACCCCGCCTTTGTCCGCCAGCCGGACTATGATGAAGTGGCCAACCTGAACTCCATTGCCAGGGTGCTGCTGGTCTCCCTGGCGCCGGAAATGCCTGGAGCCATTGAATTCATTGAGAAAGCTACGGCCAACGGCATCCGCTGCTCCGCCGGGCACAGCGCCGCCACCCATGCGGACTTCAACAGGGCCAAGTCCGCGGGACTGGCGCACCTGACCCACTACTGCAACCAGATGTCTCCCCTGCACCACCGTGAAATCGGCCTGGTGGGTTCCGGCCTTCTGGACAGGGAAATCAAGATTGAAATCATCTGCGACACCATCCACCTCTGCGCGGACATGCTCAAAACCGTGTTCAAGAACAAGGATTCCGACCAGATGCTGATGATTACGGACTCCCTGGCCTGCTCCTGGATGCCGGACGGCCCCGGGGACCTGGGCGGCCTGCCCATCATCGTGAAGGACGGCGTGGCCCGCCTGCAGGAATCCGGCGCCCTGGCCGGCAGCACCCTCAAGTACGCCCACGGCCTGAAAAACGTGCACCGCCTGACCGGGAAACCCCTCAGCGACCTGGTGAAAGCCACTTCCTGGAACCAGGCGCAGTCCCTGGGCCTGGAAGGCCTGGGCAAAATCGCCCCCGGCTTCACGGCGGACATGGTTCTGCTGGACGATGACTTCAATACCTGCAAGGTATTCATCGACGGCGTGGAAAAATACAGCGCGTAG
- a CDS encoding peptidylprolyl isomerase gives MKKYLTLLLCSLCALACFSASAESAAGLKDVHVVISTTKGDIELALYPSKAPVTVANFLNLANRGYYKGITFHRVIPDFMIQGGDPTGTGMGGPGYSFEDEFSPDLRHDGPGVLSMANAGPGTNGSQFFITHVATPHLDGHHTVFGKVLKGQSVVNSIVRGDKIKDIRILDKNAAAAVLKAEASRVARWNKALDAAR, from the coding sequence ATGAAAAAATATCTCACCCTTCTGCTGTGTTCCCTGTGCGCCCTGGCGTGCTTCAGCGCCTCCGCGGAATCCGCCGCCGGCCTCAAGGACGTCCATGTCGTCATCTCCACTACCAAGGGGGACATTGAACTGGCCCTTTACCCTTCCAAGGCGCCCGTCACCGTAGCCAACTTCCTGAACCTCGCCAACAGGGGCTACTACAAGGGAATTACCTTCCACCGCGTGATTCCGGATTTCATGATCCAGGGCGGCGACCCCACCGGCACGGGCATGGGAGGCCCCGGCTACAGTTTTGAAGACGAATTTTCCCCGGATCTCAGGCATGACGGCCCCGGCGTGCTTTCCATGGCGAACGCGGGCCCCGGCACCAACGGTTCCCAATTCTTCATCACCCATGTGGCCACGCCTCATCTGGATGGCCACCACACGGTCTTCGGGAAGGTGCTGAAAGGGCAGTCCGTCGTCAACTCCATCGTCCGGGGGGATAAAATCAAGGACATCCGCATTCTGGACAAAAACGCCGCGGCCGCCGTGCTGAAAGCGGAAGCCTCCCGCGTAGCCCGGTGGAACAAGGCCCTGGACGCCGCCAGATAA
- a CDS encoding carbon starvation CstA family protein has translation MNGYCYFILGILALAAGYFTYGRVLERIFRPDASRQTPAVACTDGVDYVVMPRWRVFLIQLLNIAGLGPIFGAVMGVLYGPAALLWIVFGCILGGMAHDYFSGMISLRHKGENLPEILGRYLGGQAQWISRAVCIVFSVLVGVVFAVGPAAILSPMTGWNVSAWVWIIFGYYFLATILPIQAIMGKVYPLFSVALIIMVMGILGVMLLMPFADSLPAWMHLPRMEVLPDTDFFHNRHPTDFPLFPVMFITIACGAVSGFHATQSPLMARCLKTEREGLPVFGGAMITEGIIAFIWAAAALTFYGSPEALGAATANGKAPALAIQTISESWMGSIGSILVMIGVVILPISTGDGALRVTRLMIADCFKLSQEQLSRRLMIAIPLFAAAIAVSSMDYAIIWQYFGWANQLLASATLWAVSIYLRSKNRCFWPAAAPAAFLSLVVFQYLFSSPEMCGFSEEASLVSSALLTAVIGVLCLFRGSGLEKAEEPSL, from the coding sequence ATGAACGGTTACTGCTATTTCATTCTGGGGATATTGGCCCTGGCGGCCGGTTATTTCACTTACGGACGGGTGCTGGAAAGGATTTTCCGGCCGGACGCCTCCCGGCAGACTCCCGCCGTGGCCTGTACGGACGGCGTGGATTATGTGGTCATGCCGCGCTGGCGCGTTTTTCTCATCCAGCTGCTGAACATTGCAGGGCTGGGGCCCATTTTCGGCGCCGTCATGGGCGTGCTGTATGGCCCGGCCGCGCTCCTGTGGATCGTTTTCGGCTGCATTCTGGGCGGAATGGCGCACGACTACTTTTCCGGCATGATCTCCCTGCGGCACAAAGGGGAAAACCTGCCGGAAATCCTGGGGCGCTACCTGGGCGGGCAGGCCCAGTGGATCAGCCGCGCCGTCTGCATCGTGTTCAGCGTGCTGGTGGGCGTCGTCTTCGCCGTGGGGCCCGCCGCCATCCTGTCCCCCATGACGGGCTGGAACGTTTCGGCATGGGTGTGGATTATCTTCGGCTACTATTTTCTGGCGACCATTCTTCCCATCCAGGCTATTATGGGAAAGGTCTATCCTCTTTTTTCCGTCGCCCTGATCATCATGGTCATGGGTATTCTGGGCGTGATGCTTCTGATGCCCTTTGCGGATTCCCTGCCGGCCTGGATGCATCTCCCCCGCATGGAAGTGCTTCCGGATACGGACTTTTTCCATAACCGCCATCCGACGGATTTCCCGCTTTTCCCCGTGATGTTCATCACCATCGCCTGCGGAGCCGTGAGCGGATTCCATGCCACACAGTCCCCGCTGATGGCGCGGTGCCTGAAAACGGAACGGGAAGGGCTGCCCGTCTTTGGCGGGGCGATGATTACGGAAGGCATCATCGCCTTCATATGGGCCGCTGCCGCGCTGACCTTCTACGGCTCTCCGGAAGCCCTGGGAGCGGCTACCGCCAACGGAAAGGCTCCGGCTCTGGCCATCCAGACGATTTCCGAATCCTGGATGGGAAGCATCGGTTCCATCCTGGTCATGATCGGCGTGGTTATCCTCCCCATCAGCACGGGGGACGGCGCCCTGCGGGTCACGCGCCTGATGATTGCGGACTGCTTCAAGCTGAGCCAGGAACAGCTGAGCCGCCGCCTGATGATCGCCATACCGCTCTTCGCCGCAGCCATCGCCGTCAGCAGCATGGACTACGCCATCATCTGGCAGTACTTCGGCTGGGCCAACCAGCTTCTGGCCTCCGCTACGCTCTGGGCCGTCTCCATTTACCTGCGCAGCAAAAACCGCTGCTTCTGGCCGGCGGCGGCTCCCGCCGCCTTCCTGAGCCTAGTGGTATTCCAATATCTGTTCTCCAGCCCGGAAATGTGCGGGTTCAGTGAAGAAGCCTCCCTGGTTTCCAGCGCCCTGCTGACAGCCGTCATCGGCGTGCTGTGCCTGTTCCGCGGCTCCGGTCTGGAAAAAGCGGAGGAGCCCAGCCTGTAA
- a CDS encoding PEP-CTERM sorting domain-containing protein (PEP-CTERM proteins occur, often in large numbers, in the proteomes of bacteria that also encode an exosortase, a predicted intramembrane cysteine proteinase. The presence of a PEP-CTERM domain at a protein's C-terminus predicts cleavage within the sorting domain, followed by covalent anchoring to some some component of the (usually Gram-negative) cell surface. Many PEP-CTERM proteins exhibit an unusual sequence composition that includes large numbers of potential glycosylation sites. Expression of one such protein has been shown restore the ability of a bacterium to form floc, a type of biofilm.), with amino-acid sequence MKKTLIIIASLVLGAAASQAAVLCTTTFNRTGTSLDTVTVSTVSDAGLTTSTSISSENFSKSTTGNDLLASGSIPASVFSPNANVGNNQNNTWSVSFTFTNTGSQDMLISSIDLSMIGFTGAGDAQNAGGGVANNGYVGGADGNLNKPVNITLGMDGQESQTLAYNGATSTNTSVGSWDGVRTGNYEYSDVVLKAGESMTLTVTASKNEAYGSGCFIGLTGIQVNGEVVPEPAAASLSLLGLAALMMRRRRV; translated from the coding sequence ATGAAGAAAACATTGATAATCATTGCATCTCTGGTTCTTGGCGCGGCGGCTTCCCAGGCCGCGGTACTGTGTACCACTACGTTTAACCGGACCGGCACTTCCCTGGATACCGTCACGGTGAGCACGGTTTCCGATGCGGGACTTACCACCTCCACCTCGATTAGTTCCGAGAATTTCAGCAAGAGCACTACGGGCAATGACCTGCTGGCTTCAGGCTCCATTCCCGCCTCCGTATTCTCCCCCAATGCCAATGTGGGTAATAACCAGAATAATACGTGGAGCGTGTCTTTCACGTTTACCAACACCGGTTCCCAGGATATGCTGATTTCTTCCATTGATCTTTCCATGATAGGGTTCACTGGAGCGGGCGACGCGCAGAATGCCGGGGGCGGTGTGGCCAATAACGGTTATGTTGGAGGAGCCGACGGCAATTTGAACAAACCTGTCAATATCACCCTCGGCATGGACGGGCAGGAAAGTCAGACGCTGGCCTATAATGGCGCCACCAGTACAAATACATCCGTGGGATCCTGGGATGGCGTTCGTACGGGAAACTATGAATATAGCGATGTTGTGTTGAAAGCCGGGGAGTCCATGACGTTAACGGTCACGGCTTCCAAAAACGAGGCCTACGGCAGCGGCTGCTTTATTGGGCTTACGGGAATCCAGGTGAATGGGGAAGTGGTTCCGGAACCTGCTGCAGCTTCCCTCAGTCTTCTGGGGCTGGCCGCGTTGATGATGCGCCGCCGCAGAGTTTGA